TGCCCAGCGTGACCACCGCAATGGAAACCAGCATGCCCACAAACATGGGATGGGCGTCAAAGAGAAAAGCCGGAAACTTGATGAAATACCAGGCCATACCCACGCCGGAACCACTCAACGCGGCGGCGATGGCCGCTCTGCGGGAAATGGCGTTCCAGAACAGACCGATCAGAATCAGAGGGAACAAGCCCGCGTTGCGCACCACAAACCCGACGATGGTCCAGAATTCAATGCCGCTGGGCAGCAGCACGGCAAAGCCGACAGTGAACAGGGAAAGCAGCACAATGGCCACGCGCGAAGCCCGGATCAGCTGGGCTGAGGTGGCATCAGGCACGAAATAGCGGTATATGTCGTTGGCGGCCACCGTGCCGCCGGAGAGGATACAGGAGGAAGCCCAGCCCAGCGTGGTGAAATACATGCCGATAACCACAATGGAGGAAAGCACCATGGACGGCATGTTGGTGGCCAGGGTGGGCATGGCGGCCACGGCGCTGATGCCGGGGTACAGCACCCTGGCGGCCAAGCCCGCGAGCACGGACAGAATGATGACCGGCACAAAACCGCTCAGCACATAGCTCAGACCTTTCTTGCCTTCCTTGATATCCTTGCAGGACATCACGATCTGCAAGGCGGCCTGGGCCACGAAGGCATTGATGACAAAGGTGAACATCCACATCATGACCGTTCCCAGCCGGCCGGCCGGCAGAAAATCAAAAAAACGCGGCTCCAGAGCGGTCACATTGCCCCAACCCGCCTGCCAGATACCCAGCCCGGCCAGCACCAGAAGAGAAAGAATCTGCCCCACGGTGAGAATTTTGCCGTTATAGGCCAGAGCGTGCATACCGCCCAGGGTGGTATAGGTCAGGAAGGAAAACACCGTGAAAAGCACGGACAGCCAGACCGACCAGCCCAGAATCGTGGTGAAAAAGGCCGCGGCGCCCACCACTGAGCTGACAGTGAAGATGGTGAAGTTGAGCGCTATCATGACGCCGGACACCAAGCGAAGAAAAGGCGAACCGAAGCAGCGGGATACAAAACTCGAAAGCGTTATCATGGCCAGCTTGCGGAATGCGCCGCCGGTAATCAGCAGAATCAGGACAAGCATGGTGATCCGCGCGAGGCCGAACCAGGCGGCCATGACGCCGTCCTTGAAGGACAGCTCCACAATGCTCGAAATGGTATTGCCGCCCCAGAAGGCGAACAGGGAAAAAAAGATGTCCCAGCGGGTGAAACTTCTGCCGCCCACGGACATATCCTCGGCTTTTTTCACGCGTTTCTGCGACATCAGCCCCATATACGCGAGCACGACGATACTGCAGAACAGAAGGAGTATCTGTAAGCTCTGAGCGTTCATGCGATCCTCCCGGTTTTTCCGGCCCGGACGGGCGGTTCAACCGCCCGTCCGTTTTTTCCAAGAGCGGCTACGGCGTGACGATGTTGAACCAGAAGTCCGGCGTCTCTTCGAGCATGCCGAACATCCGCGACAGCGCGCCCCGGCTTCCCCGCTCCGTGATCGCGCCGGAAGCGAGGGCCTGCTCCACGGTGAGCTCCTTGCAGACAAGGGCGTTGAAGGTGGCCCGGCTCAGGTCATATTCCGCATCGGCTTCGGGAAGGCTTTTGTTCCAGCAATTCATGACCGAATTTTCCAGGGTCCACCGCCAGTTTTCCTTCAGGTCGCCGAAGTGCAGATTTATGCGGATCGACGCGCCTTCGGCTTTGGCCGGATCCACCTGCACGGCCAGGTAATCCAGCAGCAGTTCCGTGGGCATATTGGCTACAGTGGAGGTGCTGATGGTGTTCATGGTGGCGCTTTTCTTCACGCCCTCGCGCAGCTCCATGGCTCCGGTGAGAAAACAGTTGCGCCAGGTGCCGCATTCGGCCTGGTAGGCCATCTGCTCCAGAGCGTCGGCCAGCAGATCCCGAGCCTCTCTGTTGTCCGGGAAAGCGAAAACCACATGGCTCACGGCCTGGGCCACCCAACGGTATTCTCCCTGTTCAAAGCAGACGCGGGCCTTGCGCAGCACTTCCGCCGGGCCTCCCATGAATTCCACATAACGCCTGCCCGCCTCCTCGGGCGGCAGGGCGTGCAGATGGGCCGGGTTACAGTCGAACCAGCCCAGATATTTCTGATAGGTGGCCTTGATATTGTGGTTTAGGTGGCCGTAATAGCCCCGGTTGTACCATTCCCGGCCCAGAGCGGGGGGCAGATCCAGTTCCTCGGCGATTTCGAGCATGGTCTGCCCGTGGTTGATGCGGCGCACGGTCTGGTCATTGATGAACTTGTAGAGATCGCGCTGTTTCTCAAGATATCTGATGATCGCCTCGCGTCCCCAGCGCGGCCAGTGGTGGGTGATGAACAGCACCTCGCTTCTGTCGCCGAAGAGATCCAGGGATTCCTGGATGTGCCGGGCCCACTGCTTGGTGGAACGGGCCTGCGCGCCCCGGAAGGGGATCACGTTGTGCAGATGGCAGGTGACCAGTTCGGCCATGCAGAGCGCCTTGAATTGCGGCAGATAGAAGCACATTTCCGCCGGGGCCTCGGCGTCGGGGGTCATCTGGAAAATAAAGTCCACGCCGTCCACACGCAGCGTTTCGCCGGTTTTCATGATCACCCTGCTGGGAAAGACCGGCGCGTTCTTGCCGCCCGAGGCCCCCTTGCCCAGACCGCTGCCCACCTGATCCCGAGGCCCGCGCGGCAACTGGTTGCCGAACTGGTAGCAGGCTCTGCGGCTCATGCCCCGGCCCACAAAAACATTTTCGCTGACCACTTCCTCGGTGAATTTGTCCGGCACAATCAACGGGATTTTGCCCGACGCCACGTCCTCCGCGCTGACCACGCCCTCCACACCGCCGAAATGGTCCCAGTGGCTGTGCGTGATGAGCACGGCGACCACCGGTTTCCTGCCCAGATGACTGAATGTCAGGTCCAGTGCGGCGCGGGCCGTTTCCACCGAACCCAGCGGATCAATGACGATATAGCCCGAATCGGAACGAATCAGGGTCATGTTGGCCAGATCATAGCCGCGCACCTGCCAAATGCCGTCGGTCACCTCAAACAGGCCGGCGATGGTGTTGAGCCGCTCGTGCCGCCAATAGCTGGGGTTGACCGTGTCCGGCGCTTCCGCGTCCTTGTGCAGAAAGGCGTAGTAGCTCTGCATATCCCAGACAATTTCTCCGGCATCGTTTTTGATTGCCAGATCCGGCGTCTCGGCAATGAGCCCGCGCCAGGCGTCCTCAAAATCCTGAACATTGTCGAAAGGCAGTTTTTCCAGAAAAGCGGCATTGGCTTTTTGAGTGGCCTTGGTGGCTGGCTTATGCATGGCGTGCTCCTTTGGGTTGGGGTTCAGGGATGGCCCCAAAAATCTTCGGGACAGTTCCCCGGGTTCGCTACACCCCAAAAGAGCATTTCTTATGCCAGGCGTCCGTCTTGCCCGCATATCCTGGCAAAGCGGACGGTTATAGAGAAAAAAATCACAATCCATCCGAAAACAAGACATAAAAAATCCTCATATTTCAGGACATCCTGAAATATGAGGATTCCGGAACTGCGCAAAACGCTGCGGCCGAAGCGCGGCTCAAGCGCCGTCAGCCGGACGCCGTTGGCCTGTCCGGCTGATGTTCAGGCGTTTCATACGCGACTCAAGAGTCTTGGGATTGATGCGCAGCAGCCTGGCCGCGCCCTTTTCTCCGCTGATCCTTCCGTCCGTTTTTTCCAGAGCGGCCAGAATATGCCTGCGCTCCGCCTCCGCCAGACTCTCCACTGCGGCCTCGCGGTCCCGGCGTTCCGGCAGAGAAATGCGCAGGATGGAACCGGAGGCGAGAATCATGGCCCGCTCCACCACATTGCGCAATTCGCGCACGTTGCCCGGCCAGGGATATTCATGCAGAACCTTCAGGTCATTACTGTTGACCTGGCGGATGTCCTTGCCCATGGACACGTTTAATTCAGCGACAAAGGCTTTGACCATCAGGGGAATGTCCTCCAGACGCTCACGCAGGGGCGGCACGGTAATGGGAAAGACATTGAGGCGGTAGAACAAATCCTCGCGGAAACGGCCTTCGAGCATTTCCACTTCCAAATCCCGGTTGGTGGCCGCCAGAATGCGCACATCCACATGAACGGGCCGCGAGGAACCCACCCGCTCAAACTGCTTTTCCTGAAGCACGCGCAGCAATTTGGCCTGGGCCGAAGCCGAAAGCTCCCCCACTTCATCAAAGAACAGGCTGGAACCGTCCGCGACCTCAAACCGGCCCATCTTTCTGGAGATAGCTCCGGTAAACGCCCCTTTTTCATGGCCGAAAAGCTCGCTTTCCATGAGCGACGGCGCAAAACCCGCGCAGTTGACGCTGAGCATGGCCCGCTTGCTGCGGCCGCTCATATTGTGAATGCTGCGCGCCACGAGTCCCTTGCCGGTGCCGGTTTCACCCAGAATCAACACCGTGGAATCCGTGTCCGCCACCTGCTTGATCTGGCGCAGCAGGCGCTTGAGCGCCTTGCTTTCACCCACCATATTGTGCAGTGGAAGGCAGCGGTTGCCCAGATCTTCATGCAAAAGGCAATTTTCAGCCTCCATGAGATTCTTGAGGCGGGTTACTTCCATGAATGCCTGCTTCAGGCTCAATTCCATGGATTTCTTGAGCAGCGCATTGGCGAGAATGGTACCCAGCAGGGGCAGACAGTTGAGCATTTCCGGCAGGGAGGGCCGTACGGATGCAAACGTGCCCACGGTGATCAGCCCGATATTGCGGCTCTCGGCGAGCAGGGGCAGGCAGACCATCACCGGCGGACCGTAGCAGCGCATCATCTCCGCGTCTTTTGCCGCGTCCGTGGGCAAAGAGTCGGCGGAAAAGACAAGCACCTCCTTGCTTTTCTCCATCGTCCCGTAAATATACGGATATTCTTCCGCGAAGGAATACTCGGTGAGAATGGGATAGCCCGGCTTACCCCAGCAATGGCTGGCCAACGGCCTGCCGTTGCCCGCATGCTGAACAAGTGTGGCGCGGTCAAACCCCAGAAAGAGCACCAGCCGCCGCAAGGCGGATTCAATATGCGCGTCCACCTGCTCGGCCGGCAGATTGATGAAGGTCACGGCCAGTTCCGTGGCCATGCGCTCGAATTCGCACATTTTGTCATAGGCGTCCGTCATGGCGAAACTCCGGGGGGGGGGTATGGTCCAAAACCAACGCCTCAGTCCATGTATTCTCTGCAAGCCTCGTGCCGGATCACCTGGCGGTAGACGTCCGGCGCGGTGTCCCCCTCGGTGCTGATGAGCAGAACCACGGCCTTGCCGTCCAGCCCCAGGGCGGCGCGCATGGCGGCCGCCTCGGGCGCGCGGCTCAGATAGTCCAGCAGGCCCGCGCCCACGGCTCCGGATTCGCCGGAAACCAGGGCCGGATCGCCGGGCAGGGGCGCGGCCAGCAGGCGCATGCCGTGAGCCGCCACGCCGTCCGGACAGGCCGCGGCGGCGAAAAGATGTTCCCGTAAAATCTCCCAGGCCAGCGTGCTGACCTCGCCGCAGGCCAGTCCGGCCATCATGGTGCGCAGATCCCCGTCCACGGCTCTGGCGCGGCCGTCCCCGGCCCGCACGGAACGGAAAACGCAGTCCGCGTTGTGCGGTTCCACGCTGATTGCCAGAGGGGCGGCGACGCCGGCCTCAGCCGCCTCAATGGTGAAAAAGCCAAGCACGGCGGCGGCAAAGGAGCCCACGCCCGCCTGCAGAAAAATATGCGTGGGCCGTTCGCGACCCAGAGCCCGCATCTGCTCCAGCGCTTCCAGAGCCAGAGTCGTGTAACCCTGCATGATCCAATGCGGGATTTCCTCATAGCCCGGCCAGGCCGTATCCTGCACCAGCACGCCGCCCGTTGCCCGCGTATACGCGGCGGCATGGCGCACAACGTCGTCGTAGGTCAGATCCGTGATCTCACAACGCGCGCCCAGGGCGCGGACAGCCTCCGCCCTGGCCTCGGCCGAGCCCTTGGGCATGAAAACCACGGCCTCCAGCCCGAATTGGCGGGCGGCCCAGGCCAGACCACGCCCGTGATTGCCGTCCGTGGCCGTGACCAGGGTCACCTCCCCCACCCTTTCCCGCGTCTCCGGCGTCCCGAGCGCAGGACCGATGCTGTCCGGCGGCAGCTCCAGACGCCGGGAAAGAAGGCGGGCCACGGCCCAGGACGCGCCCAGCGCCTTGAAGGCTTTCAGGCCGAAACGGCGGGACTCGTCCTTGACGAAGATCCGGCCCAGACCGAGCCGGGCGGCCAGACCGTCCAGGCTGTACAGGGGGGTGGGGACGTATTCCGGAAAGGAGGCGTGAAAACGGCGAACCTGCGACGCCCGCGTCGGGCCAAGGAACGAATACGCCGCCGGAATGGCGTCGGGGTTCAGGACATGGGCGTCACAGCGGGCGTTGAAGGCCAGTTCCACGGCTCGCATGCGCTCAATCCAGCTTTGCTTCGGCCAGCCAGGCCTCAAAATGAGCCAGGTTTTCCCCGAAATTGCGGCGGCCGTAGCCCATGCGAAAGTAGGGCTCGTCCACGCCGTAGACATTGCCGGGCAGAAGCAGCACCCCGGCCTGGCGCGCCAGACGCTCGCAGAACTCCGTCGCCGGACCGTCAATATTGATCCGATGGAAGCCGACAGGCCCGGCCAAGGGGCGGTTGTGGATGAACAGACCGGCGTGCCGGGCGAAAAAGGCGTCTGCCAGAGCCAGGTTGGCCCGGACGATGGCCCGGTTGCGCGCCAAAAGGGCCGGAGCGTGGCGCAGGGCCGTCAGGGCCAGTTCTTCCGACGGCGTAGCGCAGCAGATGCTCAGATAATTCTTGAAGCGGCTCAAGGCCGTGAGCGTTTCACGATCACGGCTGGCCAGCCAGCCAATGCGCAGTCCCGGCAAGCCGTAGGCCTTGGAAAGCACGCCGATGGAAACGCCCCTTTCATACAGCTCACAGACCGAAGAACGGGCGCGCCCGGCGTTTTCGTCCGGCCCGTCCGGATCTTCCAGACCCTTGTAAACCTCGTCGGCGATCAGACGAATGCCCCGCCGCGCCGCCAGTTCGCAGAGCGCGCGCAGTTCCGCCTCACTCAGGGCGTAGCCCGTGGGATTATGGGGCGAGTTGATCACGATGGCCCTGGTGTCGGGCCGGAGCAGGGATTCCAGTTCGTCGAAATCCAGCACCCAGCCGCGCGCCGTCTGGCGGAAACGCCAGAACGACACGTCGCAGCCCACGGACCGCGCCACCTCATACAGGGACTGGTAGGCCGGAAACATGCAGACCAGATGATCGCCCTTGTCCAGCAGCACGTTGCAGCAGGAAAAAATGCCCTCCTGCGCGCCGGTCTGCACCAGCACCTGATCCCCGGTCACGCCCTGGTACAAACGGGCTATGGCCCGCCTGAGTTCCGGCCTGCCGTCATTTTCGGCATAGCCGAGCCGGGTTTGCAGAAAAGCCTCCCGCGCGGCGGCCGGGTCCGGTTCCAGCACCAGCAGTTCCGCGATGCTCAGGGCCTCACAGTCGGACTGGGCCAACAAATACGGTGCGGAAAATTCGTGTCTGCCGAAAAATACTTCCAGTTCAAAATCGGGAATG
The sequence above is drawn from the Desulfovibrio porci genome and encodes:
- a CDS encoding diaminopropionate ammonia-lyase, translating into MRAVELAFNARCDAHVLNPDAIPAAYSFLGPTRASQVRRFHASFPEYVPTPLYSLDGLAARLGLGRIFVKDESRRFGLKAFKALGASWAVARLLSRRLELPPDSIGPALGTPETRERVGEVTLVTATDGNHGRGLAWAARQFGLEAVVFMPKGSAEARAEAVRALGARCEITDLTYDDVVRHAAAYTRATGGVLVQDTAWPGYEEIPHWIMQGYTTLALEALEQMRALGRERPTHIFLQAGVGSFAAAVLGFFTIEAAEAGVAAPLAISVEPHNADCVFRSVRAGDGRARAVDGDLRTMMAGLACGEVSTLAWEILREHLFAAAACPDGVAAHGMRLLAAPLPGDPALVSGESGAVGAGLLDYLSRAPEAAAMRAALGLDGKAVVLLISTEGDTAPDVYRQVIRHEACREYMD
- a CDS encoding alkyl/aryl-sulfatase, translated to MHKPATKATQKANAAFLEKLPFDNVQDFEDAWRGLIAETPDLAIKNDAGEIVWDMQSYYAFLHKDAEAPDTVNPSYWRHERLNTIAGLFEVTDGIWQVRGYDLANMTLIRSDSGYIVIDPLGSVETARAALDLTFSHLGRKPVVAVLITHSHWDHFGGVEGVVSAEDVASGKIPLIVPDKFTEEVVSENVFVGRGMSRRACYQFGNQLPRGPRDQVGSGLGKGASGGKNAPVFPSRVIMKTGETLRVDGVDFIFQMTPDAEAPAEMCFYLPQFKALCMAELVTCHLHNVIPFRGAQARSTKQWARHIQESLDLFGDRSEVLFITHHWPRWGREAIIRYLEKQRDLYKFINDQTVRRINHGQTMLEIAEELDLPPALGREWYNRGYYGHLNHNIKATYQKYLGWFDCNPAHLHALPPEEAGRRYVEFMGGPAEVLRKARVCFEQGEYRWVAQAVSHVVFAFPDNREARDLLADALEQMAYQAECGTWRNCFLTGAMELREGVKKSATMNTISTSTVANMPTELLLDYLAVQVDPAKAEGASIRINLHFGDLKENWRWTLENSVMNCWNKSLPEADAEYDLSRATFNALVCKELTVEQALASGAITERGSRGALSRMFGMLEETPDFWFNIVTP
- a CDS encoding aminotransferase class I/II-fold pyridoxal phosphate-dependent enzyme, with protein sequence MRIPDFELEVFFGRHEFSAPYLLAQSDCEALSIAELLVLEPDPAAAREAFLQTRLGYAENDGRPELRRAIARLYQGVTGDQVLVQTGAQEGIFSCCNVLLDKGDHLVCMFPAYQSLYEVARSVGCDVSFWRFRQTARGWVLDFDELESLLRPDTRAIVINSPHNPTGYALSEAELRALCELAARRGIRLIADEVYKGLEDPDGPDENAGRARSSVCELYERGVSIGVLSKAYGLPGLRIGWLASRDRETLTALSRFKNYLSICCATPSEELALTALRHAPALLARNRAIVRANLALADAFFARHAGLFIHNRPLAGPVGFHRINIDGPATEFCERLARQAGVLLLPGNVYGVDEPYFRMGYGRRNFGENLAHFEAWLAEAKLD
- a CDS encoding sigma-54 interaction domain-containing protein; the encoded protein is MTDAYDKMCEFERMATELAVTFINLPAEQVDAHIESALRRLVLFLGFDRATLVQHAGNGRPLASHCWGKPGYPILTEYSFAEEYPYIYGTMEKSKEVLVFSADSLPTDAAKDAEMMRCYGPPVMVCLPLLAESRNIGLITVGTFASVRPSLPEMLNCLPLLGTILANALLKKSMELSLKQAFMEVTRLKNLMEAENCLLHEDLGNRCLPLHNMVGESKALKRLLRQIKQVADTDSTVLILGETGTGKGLVARSIHNMSGRSKRAMLSVNCAGFAPSLMESELFGHEKGAFTGAISRKMGRFEVADGSSLFFDEVGELSASAQAKLLRVLQEKQFERVGSSRPVHVDVRILAATNRDLEVEMLEGRFREDLFYRLNVFPITVPPLRERLEDIPLMVKAFVAELNVSMGKDIRQVNSNDLKVLHEYPWPGNVRELRNVVERAMILASGSILRISLPERRDREAAVESLAEAERRHILAALEKTDGRISGEKGAARLLRINPKTLESRMKRLNISRTGQRRPADGA
- a CDS encoding sodium:solute symporter family protein, which codes for MNAQSLQILLLFCSIVVLAYMGLMSQKRVKKAEDMSVGGRSFTRWDIFFSLFAFWGGNTISSIVELSFKDGVMAAWFGLARITMLVLILLITGGAFRKLAMITLSSFVSRCFGSPFLRLVSGVMIALNFTIFTVSSVVGAAAFFTTILGWSVWLSVLFTVFSFLTYTTLGGMHALAYNGKILTVGQILSLLVLAGLGIWQAGWGNVTALEPRFFDFLPAGRLGTVMMWMFTFVINAFVAQAALQIVMSCKDIKEGKKGLSYVLSGFVPVIILSVLAGLAARVLYPGISAVAAMPTLATNMPSMVLSSIVVIGMYFTTLGWASSCILSGGTVAANDIYRYFVPDATSAQLIRASRVAIVLLSLFTVGFAVLLPSGIEFWTIVGFVVRNAGLFPLILIGLFWNAISRRAAIAAALSGSGVGMAWYFIKFPAFLFDAHPMFVGMLVSIAVVTLGTLWEYRGRLTVSASGPGLLFAAVGMAGLALCVVFAPHLAAMKITFACVSYAVCFLFVGVLFLIRRRNADGSLYVFEPDFS